TACCCTTTTTCTTTTAACATTATTATCCAGACATTTTTGACTGAATCGGGCGGAATGCTCTTCACTCTCTCGATATCTTGCTCTTATTAATAATAACTGAAAAAAATCCTTGTCATAGACGCGATTCTTTCAGTGGTCCGTCTATTATTATCTAAAAAAGATTATCTTGAAAAATAGTATATGTGATATTTCACACCCTCCTTCATCCAAAACCCTGATATAACGTCAGTGGTATATTGAATAAGGTATTCTAATGATGGGTCACCCGCCTTTCAAAAGATAAAAACTATACAATCCGTGAGTGTTCATGACAGAAAATCGTTCAAAACTTAACAAGGAACTTGCACAGATGCTGAAAGGAGGAGTGATTATGGATGTCACATCTCCAGAGCAGGCAAAAATCGCAGAGGATGCAGGAGCCTGTGCTGTTATGGCTCTCGAGCGTATCCCTGCTGATATTCGTGCCGCCGGGGGCGTGTCCCGAATGAGCGACCCGAAGATGATTAAGAGTATCCAGAAAGCGGTCTCGATTCCGGTTATGGCCAAAGTCCGTATCGGTCATTTTGTTGAAGCTCAGATTCTGGAAGCCATCGAGATTGATTACATCGACGAAAGTGAAGTTCTCTCCCCGGCTGACGATCTCAATCACATCGATAAAACGCAGTTCAATGTTCCTTTTGTCTGCGGTGCCCGTGATCTCGGCGAGGCTCTTCGCCGCATTGCCGAAGGTGCAACGATGATCAGAACTAAAGGCGAGGCAGGTACCGGGGACATTGTCCAGGCTGTTCGTCATATGCGCACATTGAACGGCGAGATCCGCCGCGTTGTCAGTCTCCGTCAGGATGAATTGTACGTTGCCGCAAAAGATATGCAGGTCCCGATCTCTCTTCTGCAGTATGTTCATGACAATGGAAAACTCCCGGTGGTAAACTTTGCAGCAGGAGGAGTTGCCACTCCGGCAGATGCCGCTCTAATGATGCAGCTTGGTGCTGAGGGCGTTTTTGTCGGCTCAGGTATTTTCAAATCAGGAAACCCGGCAAAGCGTGC
This Methanocorpusculum sp. DNA region includes the following protein-coding sequences:
- the pdxS gene encoding pyridoxal 5'-phosphate synthase lyase subunit PdxS, which codes for MTENRSKLNKELAQMLKGGVIMDVTSPEQAKIAEDAGACAVMALERIPADIRAAGGVSRMSDPKMIKSIQKAVSIPVMAKVRIGHFVEAQILEAIEIDYIDESEVLSPADDLNHIDKTQFNVPFVCGARDLGEALRRIAEGATMIRTKGEAGTGDIVQAVRHMRTLNGEIRRVVSLRQDELYVAAKDMQVPISLLQYVHDNGKLPVVNFAAGGVATPADAALMMQLGAEGVFVGSGIFKSGNPAKRAAAVVKAVTNYNNPSILAELSEDLGEAMVGINADEISILMAERGK